The Lacipirellulaceae bacterium genome contains a region encoding:
- a CDS encoding terpene cyclase/mutase family protein → MVPSYLLQLVVSIAEGLEEHPETRRRHAAWLRSQQQPDGGFTGRDGSSDLYYTAFALRSLAVLGELNGELAESAAVFLQGQLSANTSIIDLISLVLSAKQIELSSGIDPLDGTDSNWQVKVLALLEELRTEDGGYAKTLEGAAGSTYQSFLSLLVYQLLEQTPPMPEHLREFLLSQRREEGGFVEIRAMRRSGVNPTAAAIAGLRILHEIAGQPQITEHIREPAAEFLLEMQNEEGGVAANTRIPIADLLSTFTAMQTLDTLGRLDEFDREAARRFALGVEQPAGGFLAAAWDQVADVEYTFYGLGVLGLSARSPDDPGFNS, encoded by the coding sequence GTGGTCCCCTCCTACCTTCTGCAATTGGTCGTCTCGATTGCCGAAGGCCTGGAAGAGCATCCTGAGACACGTCGCCGACACGCGGCCTGGCTGCGCTCCCAACAGCAACCGGACGGAGGCTTCACAGGACGCGATGGCTCGAGCGATCTCTACTACACAGCGTTCGCCCTACGCAGCTTAGCCGTCTTGGGCGAGCTAAATGGAGAGTTGGCTGAATCTGCAGCCGTATTTCTTCAGGGGCAACTCAGTGCAAACACCTCAATCATTGACCTCATCTCCCTGGTTCTTTCAGCAAAGCAAATCGAGCTCTCCAGCGGAATTGATCCACTTGATGGAACTGATAGCAACTGGCAAGTGAAGGTCCTTGCTTTGCTCGAAGAGCTCCGTACCGAAGATGGCGGTTACGCAAAGACCCTCGAAGGCGCTGCCGGCAGCACCTACCAGAGCTTCCTCTCATTGCTCGTCTACCAACTTCTTGAGCAGACTCCGCCAATGCCTGAGCATCTTCGTGAATTCCTTCTTTCCCAACGACGCGAAGAAGGGGGTTTCGTCGAAATCCGAGCCATGCGACGCAGCGGTGTAAATCCTACAGCAGCAGCCATCGCGGGGCTGCGGATCCTTCATGAAATCGCCGGGCAACCTCAGATAACCGAGCATATCAGAGAGCCCGCAGCTGAGTTCTTACTCGAAATGCAGAACGAAGAGGGCGGAGTCGCCGCGAACACACGCATCCCGATCGCCGACCTGCTGAGCACGTTCACCGCGATGCAAACGCTGGACACCCTAGGAAGGCTGGATGAATTTGACCGCGAGGCAGCACGGAGATTCGCTCTAGGCGTCGAGCAACCGGCGGGAGGCTTCCTTGCCGCAGCCTGGGATCAAGTGGCAGACGTTGAGTACACCTTTTATGGACTGGGTGTTTTGGGGCTTTCAGCCCGAAGTCCCGATGATCCCGGCTTTAATTCCTAA
- a CDS encoding thioesterase family protein has translation MAEPFKTQRLVEFHDTDMAGIMHFASFFHYMESAEHEMIRSLGFSVHMEHEGQKLSFPRVSATCDYQSPARSEDVLDIAVSVVKIGKSSVTYDFTFTHENQKVATGSVTCVCCRVTPGEPIAAVPLPDEIIEKLQTHAA, from the coding sequence ATGGCAGAGCCTTTCAAGACACAACGCCTTGTCGAGTTTCACGATACCGACATGGCAGGCATCATGCACTTTGCCTCGTTTTTCCATTATATGGAATCGGCAGAGCATGAGATGATTCGCTCCCTAGGCTTTAGCGTCCACATGGAGCACGAGGGCCAAAAGCTCAGCTTCCCTCGCGTGAGTGCGACCTGCGATTATCAATCTCCCGCCCGTAGCGAAGATGTCCTCGACATCGCCGTTTCCGTGGTGAAGATTGGCAAGAGTAGCGTGACTTACGATTTCACCTTTACGCACGAAAACCAAAAAGTTGCGACCGGGTCAGTAACGTGTGTTTGCTGCCGAGTGACTCCCGGCGAGCCAATCGCCGCCGTGCCGCTGCCGGACGAGATTATCGAAAAGCTGCAAACCCACGCGGCCTAA
- the rpsR gene encoding 30S ribosomal protein S18, with amino-acid sequence MAKRARAARKDPVCVDGVRPRPMFVDYKDLDLLGKLTNRHGRIVSRRKTGCHAASQHAVSKAIKRARFMALLPYVGS; translated from the coding sequence ATGGCAAAACGCGCTCGTGCTGCTCGCAAGGACCCTGTCTGTGTTGATGGTGTACGCCCTCGACCGATGTTCGTTGATTACAAAGATCTCGATTTGCTGGGCAAGCTAACCAATCGTCACGGCCGAATCGTGAGCCGACGTAAGACGGGTTGTCACGCTGCTAGCCAGCACGCCGTTTCGAAGGCAATCAAACGGGCTCGCTTCATGGCACTGCTTCCTTACGTAGGCAGTTAG
- a CDS encoding response regulator, which yields MSEKTISKEAIVYVVDDDPQACRAVSELVHSFGYQVRSYESPEDFLANVSNDRPGCVVLDLRMPKIDGLELNRRLMERGLNLPVVIITAYAETSVTVKSLRNGAVSVLDKPYADDDLWTFVQEAICKSEKELRRSQHQASLEERLRKLSPQDRAVLQLMLDGQKNRTIAKRLDVSLRTVENRRRRVFDVMEADSVAQLTRMVVEFEHNLLPKKNSNEAWLALPFERVA from the coding sequence ATGTCTGAAAAAACTATAAGCAAAGAAGCAATTGTTTACGTTGTCGACGACGACCCCCAAGCATGCCGAGCGGTCTCGGAGCTCGTCCACAGCTTTGGCTACCAAGTCCGGTCTTACGAGTCTCCCGAAGATTTTCTGGCGAACGTCTCCAACGACCGTCCCGGCTGTGTTGTCCTCGACTTGAGGATGCCAAAGATCGACGGCTTAGAGCTGAATCGTCGCCTTATGGAACGGGGCCTGAACCTCCCGGTGGTGATTATCACAGCCTACGCGGAGACTTCCGTAACGGTAAAATCGCTACGAAACGGCGCAGTTTCTGTGCTCGACAAGCCCTACGCGGATGACGACCTCTGGACTTTTGTTCAGGAAGCGATCTGCAAGAGTGAAAAAGAACTGCGTCGCAGCCAACACCAAGCCTCGCTTGAGGAGCGACTCCGGAAGCTCTCACCGCAAGATCGAGCCGTGCTGCAGTTAATGCTCGATGGCCAGAAGAACCGCACGATCGCGAAACGTCTGGACGTGAGCCTCAGAACGGTCGAAAACCGCCGCCGCCGTGTTTTTGACGTGATGGAGGCCGATTCAGTGGCTCAATTAACCCGCATGGTGGTTGAATTCGAGCATAATCTTCTACCCAAGAAGAATTCCAACGAGGCTTGGCTGGCGCTTCCATTTGAGCGAGTAGCTTAG
- a CDS encoding response regulator, with amino-acid sequence MSNPRGIIYIVDDDEQARRGVRALLETLDAEVADFESAESFLESYDGRRPACLVTDVRMLGMSGIELQEHLKQMGITISVVVITAHATTPLTVKAIRNGAFTLLEKPCDEDALWNAARRGLQVDAEVYQDELRKQALRDRLASLTEKERCVLDGVVAGEANKVIARKMDVSIRTVENHRSRVFDKMQADSVAELVRLTLDLQ; translated from the coding sequence GTGAGCAATCCTCGAGGAATCATTTACATTGTCGACGACGACGAGCAAGCACGTCGTGGCGTGAGGGCCCTTCTGGAAACGCTAGATGCCGAGGTTGCAGATTTCGAATCGGCAGAGTCTTTTCTCGAAAGTTACGATGGTCGCCGTCCGGCCTGTTTGGTGACTGATGTTCGCATGCTTGGCATGAGCGGTATCGAGCTTCAGGAACACCTCAAACAAATGGGGATCACTATCTCCGTCGTGGTGATAACCGCCCACGCCACAACGCCGCTAACTGTTAAAGCCATCCGCAATGGTGCCTTCACGCTGTTAGAGAAACCGTGCGACGAAGATGCCCTCTGGAACGCGGCACGCAGGGGCCTCCAAGTTGACGCGGAGGTCTACCAAGACGAGCTCAGGAAGCAAGCATTACGTGATCGCCTGGCAAGCCTCACCGAGAAAGAGCGATGTGTATTAGACGGAGTAGTAGCAGGCGAGGCCAACAAGGTCATCGCCCGCAAAATGGATGTCAGCATCCGTACGGTCGAAAACCACCGCAGTCGGGTTTTTGACAAGATGCAAGCCGATTCGGTGGCCGAACTCGTACGACTCACTCTCGACCTGCAGTAG
- a CDS encoding PAS domain S-box protein, which translates to MPSDSTHNPTATEFDYASWFNAWQREYLLYRLTPDGVILYMSPSVREILGYEPEEMIGRHVNDFLVMNHPVHALIQDLSDRLWPGEIPMHRCVARKRNGEELYLAARERKIFDDAEVHVATERMAHDDTHRVQAELSLRQSERRYRRLVEGIRGDYFIYTHDNQGVITYVSPSVKNVMGYNPEDVLGRNWRELVKEEYQGRQRAENVRQDIYAGKKFHRLVVEMDHADKGTRLLELQVRQLYGPDGEFTSLEGIARDITEITNTTNELKQLKENLEERVAERTSELVAINEKLVESEERYRSVVENQVEFIVHWTPDLRRTFVNEAYARYLGKPAEELVNQPFMPVIFKDDVENFTNAMHQLTPQNNSVTYEHRVLRPDGKLCWAQWTDRAFFDEEGQPTAYLSVGRDVTALKEAEDELRQKELLIAHVSRLATMGELVAGIAHEVNQPLHAASAFAEAARRHLESGREDAAERAVECMREITLAINRTGKIIHRLRDFTKRSEIYVELLSVNELIRESLSILAYETRRTHVYSVTQLAEDLPEISGDRIQLQQVFVNLITNAYEAMSEIPTAGRTLTVRTFLQGKSVRIEFEDTGPGIAKDQEEQIFDAFVTTKDNGTGIGLSICKSIVQAHRGKLYVQHAQDQDGACFVIELPYRNHTLHRQEQTLQATIDVTESPSSPDAENLS; encoded by the coding sequence ATGCCAAGCGACTCAACGCACAATCCGACAGCGACAGAATTTGACTACGCATCTTGGTTCAACGCGTGGCAACGAGAGTACCTTCTTTATCGGCTTACACCTGACGGCGTGATTCTCTACATGTCGCCGAGTGTGCGGGAAATCTTGGGGTACGAGCCCGAAGAAATGATCGGGCGACATGTGAATGACTTTCTAGTCATGAATCATCCCGTCCACGCTCTGATTCAAGATCTCTCTGATCGGCTCTGGCCCGGAGAGATTCCGATGCACCGTTGCGTCGCGAGAAAACGCAACGGCGAGGAGCTTTATCTTGCCGCAAGAGAAAGAAAGATCTTCGACGACGCTGAGGTTCATGTCGCAACAGAGCGCATGGCTCACGACGATACGCACCGCGTGCAAGCGGAGCTCTCGTTACGGCAGAGCGAACGGCGATATCGTCGTTTGGTGGAAGGGATACGAGGCGACTACTTTATTTACACCCATGACAACCAGGGCGTCATCACTTACGTCAGCCCTTCGGTGAAGAACGTCATGGGCTACAACCCGGAGGATGTCCTTGGTCGAAATTGGCGCGAACTCGTCAAAGAAGAGTATCAAGGTCGCCAACGGGCTGAAAATGTCCGTCAAGACATCTATGCGGGCAAGAAGTTCCATCGCCTTGTCGTCGAAATGGATCATGCCGATAAAGGCACGCGTCTGCTCGAACTACAAGTGCGACAGCTTTACGGCCCAGACGGTGAGTTCACTTCGCTTGAAGGCATTGCCCGCGATATCACTGAGATTACCAATACGACCAATGAGCTGAAGCAACTTAAAGAGAACTTAGAGGAGCGAGTTGCCGAACGCACTTCCGAACTGGTAGCGATCAATGAGAAACTCGTCGAAAGTGAAGAGCGTTATCGGAGCGTCGTCGAAAACCAAGTTGAATTCATTGTTCATTGGACACCCGACTTGCGTCGCACTTTTGTAAATGAAGCCTATGCTCGCTACTTAGGGAAGCCCGCTGAAGAGCTCGTCAACCAGCCCTTTATGCCCGTGATTTTCAAAGACGACGTCGAGAATTTCACGAACGCGATGCACCAGCTCACGCCTCAAAACAACTCGGTGACTTACGAACACCGTGTTTTGCGCCCCGATGGTAAACTTTGCTGGGCTCAATGGACGGATCGCGCTTTTTTCGACGAAGAGGGTCAGCCGACAGCCTATCTTTCTGTGGGGCGCGATGTCACTGCGCTTAAGGAAGCTGAGGACGAGCTACGCCAGAAGGAGCTGCTGATTGCCCACGTCTCTCGACTCGCGACCATGGGCGAACTCGTTGCGGGGATCGCTCACGAAGTGAATCAACCTTTGCATGCGGCCAGTGCTTTTGCTGAAGCCGCGCGGCGGCACCTAGAAAGCGGTAGAGAAGATGCCGCAGAGCGAGCTGTTGAATGTATGCGTGAGATTACCTTGGCGATCAATCGCACAGGCAAGATTATCCACCGACTCCGTGATTTTACGAAACGAAGTGAGATTTACGTAGAGTTACTCTCCGTCAATGAACTCATTCGTGAGTCGCTCAGCATCCTCGCCTATGAGACGCGGAGAACGCACGTTTACTCAGTAACCCAACTCGCTGAGGATCTCCCAGAGATTTCGGGAGATCGAATCCAACTACAACAAGTTTTTGTGAATCTCATTACCAACGCTTACGAGGCAATGTCTGAGATTCCCACCGCTGGGCGGACACTGACAGTTCGTACTTTTCTGCAAGGGAAGTCTGTTCGAATCGAGTTTGAAGATACAGGGCCGGGAATTGCGAAGGATCAAGAGGAGCAGATCTTCGATGCTTTCGTCACCACGAAGGACAATGGAACTGGGATCGGACTGAGTATTTGCAAAAGCATCGTCCAGGCGCATCGCGGCAAGCTCTACGTTCAGCACGCACAGGATCAGGATGGCGCCTGTTTTGTGATCGAGCTGCCTTATCGCAACCACACACTTCATCGTCAAGAACAAACTCTTCAAGCAACGATCGACGTAACAGAATCACCATCGTCACCCGATGCGGAGAATCTGTCGTGA
- a CDS encoding glycosyltransferase family 4 protein produces MKIAYLAAGAAGMYCGSCLHDNTLAAALLKRGEDVILAPIYTPIRTDEQDVSEQKVFFGGINAYLQQKIPIFRHTPRWLDRCLDHPALLRLLAGRGASVDPAKLGPMTVSMLRGEQGNQRKELVKLVDWLIDDVKPDVVHLSNSMMLGLARMINERCGPPVVCALSGEDIFLEELTPPYYEQARELLRERAAEVAAFTALNGYYADYMSEYLSVPRERIEVIPHGLDLEGHAATPKELIDKRQTYRIGYLARICHEKGLHLLVEACEKLATETPALSFELHAAGYLGAGDRRYLSELEKRIAKGPLSGRFTYRGELTREEKIEYLQSLDIMSTPTVYVESKGLPVLESLANGTPVVVPAHGTFPELVDRTGGGLLHTPLDTGELAARLRELLTDHQQRQRLGEAGHAAVREHFHAQTMAEQTLELYRKLAHK; encoded by the coding sequence ATGAAGATCGCCTATCTCGCCGCTGGTGCCGCCGGAATGTATTGCGGAAGTTGTCTACACGACAACACCCTAGCAGCGGCTCTGTTGAAGCGGGGTGAAGACGTTATCCTCGCCCCAATCTACACACCAATTCGCACGGACGAACAGGATGTCAGTGAGCAGAAGGTTTTCTTCGGAGGCATTAACGCCTACCTGCAACAAAAGATTCCGATCTTTCGTCACACGCCCCGTTGGTTGGATCGTTGTCTCGACCACCCTGCCCTGCTCCGCTTGCTTGCCGGACGTGGTGCGAGCGTCGACCCTGCAAAGCTGGGGCCGATGACTGTTTCCATGCTACGTGGCGAGCAAGGAAATCAGCGCAAGGAGCTTGTGAAGCTCGTTGATTGGCTTATCGACGACGTGAAGCCCGACGTGGTCCATCTGTCAAACTCAATGATGCTCGGCCTGGCGCGAATGATCAACGAGCGGTGCGGGCCGCCTGTTGTCTGCGCACTGTCTGGCGAAGATATCTTTCTCGAAGAACTGACACCGCCGTACTACGAGCAAGCACGCGAACTGCTCCGGGAACGCGCCGCCGAGGTTGCCGCGTTCACGGCACTCAACGGATATTATGCGGACTACATGTCGGAGTATCTCTCTGTGCCGCGGGAGCGGATCGAAGTGATTCCACATGGGCTCGACCTAGAGGGACATGCTGCAACGCCAAAAGAACTAATCGACAAGCGTCAAACCTATCGCATCGGATACTTGGCCCGCATCTGTCATGAGAAGGGACTGCACCTGCTCGTCGAGGCCTGCGAAAAGTTAGCAACCGAGACACCAGCTCTTTCTTTCGAACTCCACGCCGCAGGCTACCTAGGGGCGGGCGATCGTCGCTACTTGTCGGAGTTGGAAAAGCGAATTGCAAAAGGTCCCCTCTCGGGGCGATTTACTTACCGTGGGGAACTCACCCGCGAGGAAAAGATCGAGTACCTGCAATCCCTGGACATTATGAGCACCCCCACGGTCTACGTTGAGAGCAAAGGACTACCGGTCTTAGAATCACTTGCCAACGGGACGCCTGTGGTCGTTCCAGCGCATGGAACTTTCCCTGAGCTTGTTGATCGTACCGGTGGAGGCTTGCTACATACCCCTCTTGATACCGGTGAACTAGCAGCAAGGCTGCGTGAGCTCCTCACCGATCATCAGCAGAGACAACGGTTGGGCGAAGCCGGCCACGCGGCTGTTCGAGAACACTTTCATGCTCAGACGATGGCGGAGCAAACGCTAGAACTCTACAGGAAGCTTGCTCATAAGTAG
- a CDS encoding ABC transporter permease, giving the protein MIRLLRTLRLSIKSLLLHPLRSGLTVLGIFIGIAGVIWLLAIGDGIGRKAEEQIAELGARNIIVSTVKPSSDEVQDGGYGLTRADYERVRDTIPTLKRALPIRILSKEFRYLTRKFEGRLIGCTPEYAEVSRMEIDQGRFISEEDGRTERNYCVLAEGSTRQLFPFGNPIGKRIMIDEEFYIVVGTMKKRNSSSAVGGSTATEDFSNDVYIPIESLWRRLGDMIVVTKPGSFQRDLVEVSRFNLEVETREAVLPTADVVRDTIERDHTLPDFSITVPLELLKQAETTRLMFVIFLGMIAAVSLIVGGIGIMNIMLATVTERTREIGIRRALGAKRSDITRQFLAESVMLSVVGGLLGIGGGLLCTLLTTEIRTLLEYRFPEQMNGLPDIIREVEPTVVGWSIPVAFSISVLVGVLFGVYPAVRAAKLDPIEALRHE; this is encoded by the coding sequence TTGATTCGACTTCTCCGCACTTTGCGACTGAGCATCAAGAGCCTGCTGCTGCATCCGTTGCGCTCCGGGCTGACGGTGCTTGGTATTTTTATTGGTATCGCAGGCGTCATTTGGCTGTTGGCCATCGGCGACGGAATCGGTCGCAAAGCCGAAGAACAAATCGCCGAACTCGGCGCACGAAACATCATCGTCAGCACCGTCAAACCCTCGAGCGATGAAGTTCAGGACGGGGGTTACGGCTTAACGCGAGCTGATTATGAGCGGGTCCGCGACACGATTCCCACGTTGAAACGCGCTCTACCGATCCGCATTCTGTCCAAAGAATTTCGCTATCTGACTCGGAAATTTGAGGGGCGGCTCATCGGCTGCACCCCTGAGTATGCCGAGGTCTCTCGCATGGAGATCGACCAAGGGCGCTTTATCTCCGAGGAAGATGGCCGAACGGAGCGCAACTACTGCGTGCTGGCAGAGGGGAGCACCCGTCAGCTTTTTCCTTTTGGGAATCCCATCGGCAAACGCATCATGATCGACGAGGAGTTCTACATCGTTGTGGGCACGATGAAGAAACGGAACTCCTCCTCGGCAGTGGGCGGATCAACCGCGACGGAAGACTTTTCCAATGACGTTTACATCCCGATCGAGTCGCTTTGGAGACGTCTCGGCGACATGATCGTTGTCACCAAACCTGGTTCATTTCAACGCGACTTGGTTGAAGTGAGTCGGTTCAATCTTGAAGTCGAAACTCGTGAAGCCGTCTTACCGACTGCCGACGTTGTGCGCGACACGATCGAGCGCGACCACACGCTGCCGGACTTTTCGATTACCGTCCCCCTCGAGTTACTCAAGCAGGCGGAAACCACACGGCTGATGTTTGTGATCTTTCTCGGGATGATTGCTGCTGTCTCCTTGATTGTCGGAGGCATCGGCATCATGAATATCATGCTCGCCACTGTTACGGAACGCACGAGAGAGATCGGTATCCGCCGTGCCTTGGGTGCCAAGCGGAGCGACATCACACGACAATTCCTCGCCGAGAGCGTGATGCTTTCCGTCGTAGGTGGCTTGCTAGGGATCGGCGGAGGCCTGCTTTGCACATTGCTTACCACAGAGATCCGAACCCTGCTTGAGTATCGGTTCCCCGAACAAATGAACGGCTTGCCTGACATTATTCGTGAAGTCGAACCGACCGTCGTTGGCTGGTCGATTCCAGTGGCGTTCTCAATCTCGGTTCTTGTGGGCGTCCTGTTTGGCGTGTACCCAGCAGTCCGCGCGGCCAAGCTTGATCCGATCGAGGCACTGCGCCACGAATAA
- a CDS encoding ABC transporter ATP-binding protein: MQPLAASLRDLKKDYYLSGETVRALRGVSFDVPEGDYISIMGPSGSGKSTLLNLLGCLDRPTGGSFLLGEDNVARMSDDELAEIRATRIGFIFQSYNLLPALTVVENIEVPLYYSGKLGRESREKCIALAEKVGLGTRLDHRPMQLSGGQQQRVAIARSLVNDPRFILADEPTGNLDTATTQEILELLSELNSQGRTIVMVTHEPEVAEQTRRSITMRDGLVQSDVQNASYAEAVP, translated from the coding sequence TTGCAACCTCTCGCCGCTAGCCTTCGTGACCTGAAGAAGGATTACTACCTTAGTGGCGAGACGGTCCGTGCGCTGCGTGGTGTTTCTTTCGATGTGCCAGAGGGGGACTACATCTCGATTATGGGTCCCTCGGGTTCGGGAAAGAGTACACTGCTGAACCTCCTGGGATGTCTTGATCGCCCCACGGGTGGCTCGTTCCTGCTAGGAGAAGACAATGTCGCCCGGATGTCGGACGACGAGCTCGCGGAGATTCGCGCGACGCGAATCGGGTTTATTTTTCAGTCGTACAACCTGCTCCCGGCACTGACGGTTGTTGAGAATATTGAAGTGCCGCTGTATTACAGCGGGAAGCTCGGTCGAGAATCTCGCGAGAAGTGCATTGCCTTGGCGGAGAAGGTCGGCTTGGGCACCCGCCTGGACCACCGTCCTATGCAACTTTCAGGCGGTCAGCAGCAGCGGGTGGCGATCGCTCGCAGTTTGGTGAACGATCCCCGCTTCATTCTCGCCGACGAACCAACAGGCAACCTCGATACGGCAACCACGCAGGAGATTTTGGAACTGCTGTCAGAGCTCAACAGCCAAGGTCGCACAATTGTGATGGTGACTCACGAGCCTGAAGTCGCCGAGCAGACACGCCGCAGCATCACCATGCGCGACGGGCTTGTCCAGTCGGATGTGCAGAACGCATCCTACGCGGAGGCAGTCCCTTGA